The following coding sequences lie in one Mucilaginibacter sp. KACC 22773 genomic window:
- a CDS encoding methyltransferase domain-containing protein, producing the protein MDSTKSEFKAVFNDTKWSDDFYRFLQVIFHLYPEDKFHQLIKEETAANRTDEEIYKSIQSKLPGIKTFLSELTYALPALKKQKKEITRQTLGLLGGVKQIDGYAEIGSTGRYISQLRKEVKVVEPIYLINDLAPTNSPGDIMERGQLGKLGTFINVNNYESISAADIADESLTVVTCYIGLHHCPVANLAGFVQSIYRILRPGGSFIIRDHDIKTAEMATFVSLVHTVFNIGLNETWDFEMRDFKNFKSADDWSAIISEAGFKDAGKRILQDKDPSDNTLMLFTKS; encoded by the coding sequence ATGGATAGTACCAAATCGGAATTTAAAGCGGTATTTAATGATACCAAATGGAGCGACGATTTTTACCGGTTTTTACAGGTGATATTCCATTTATATCCCGAGGATAAGTTTCATCAACTGATCAAAGAAGAAACGGCGGCTAACAGAACCGACGAAGAGATTTATAAATCGATACAAAGCAAGCTGCCCGGAATAAAAACGTTTCTGTCGGAACTTACTTACGCCTTGCCTGCATTAAAAAAACAAAAAAAAGAAATTACCCGTCAAACACTCGGCTTGCTGGGCGGTGTTAAACAGATTGATGGTTATGCCGAGATAGGTTCGACGGGTCGGTACATCAGCCAGTTACGAAAGGAAGTAAAAGTAGTTGAACCGATATACCTGATTAATGATTTGGCGCCAACCAATTCGCCGGGCGACATTATGGAGCGTGGGCAGTTGGGCAAACTGGGCACCTTTATTAATGTAAATAATTATGAATCTATAAGTGCCGCCGATATTGCGGATGAAAGCCTTACCGTAGTTACCTGTTATATTGGCTTGCATCATTGCCCCGTCGCTAATCTGGCTGGTTTCGTGCAATCTATTTACAGAATTCTGCGTCCGGGAGGTTCGTTTATTATCCGCGATCACGATATTAAAACAGCCGAAATGGCCACATTTGTATCATTGGTACATACTGTTTTTAATATAGGGTTAAATGAAACATGGGATTTTGAAATGAGGGATTTCAAGAATTTTAAATCTGCGGATGATTGGTCGGCCATTATTAGTGAAGCAGGGTTTAAAGATGCCGGGAAACGTATTTTGCAGGATAAAGATCCCTCGGATAATACATTGATGTTATTTACAAAGTCATAA
- a CDS encoding gliding motility-associated C-terminal domain-containing protein — MSRLRYLLLLILIATVYKVHAQQDMDLHLSNTFLPGKNILKIKRDFHDPYLWVLAKNNEVYRINSVTKQVDDFSDKFTAYGNFRFTDIAGVNKELVFVATNADVLLEYKNSALKKIGNPDGVPGAITSIGTDYTGTYVTDNTRGLAGRPTANSIIIGTDKGMCHYDYDSDVMLAGSSKVPAKVFDATYRTEMFSDLEYGPWYPGQDYQYDVIELTQWTIYGGWLYYKYQDFANSINTACYTYGWIDDMNTANAGVYFIQIWGTEDGIFQNNRNYSYTLDWPHKQYLKGININKVTSILGLVGFGYLNQKAISKENVLAGTDNGLYFTNSGYKNNIDGLMGNYTFFHYDPLGNKKINDICVNATSYTTPVCEDGVWVAAIDGLYLLKPDFGAYVDKKQQLQAIQFEGNGPEVTKIELCANVSINAYFSSYVYNDNIQQWYKDGKEMANQSGTSLSIKEAGEYYVVMYDPCSEVHFESNHLTVTQVAAPVFSFNYPDVLNYCAGSSASLKTDDKPNYQYRWYKDGVLNGNTTATLDNITETAKYKVEVSACAGNWVASKEVQVNFITIPTPVLATDKASYCDGDQATLSAKVLIDASAILNWTSYQYAWYKDGSPITGSAAAINVSQPGKYKVTVSGCSGSVSSAGLQVDFIKLPKPVVSASKPAYCIGDMAQLIANVNIDPFTTVSWLRDGNILPDEQDKASITTNIGGNYTVTVVSAGSCSIASSVYNLGFTPPPTVSIQQIVNTTLCDGQTVDLKASYTSGTVTWSTGATSDKISIQHSGTFKATVTTTAGCTVDESATVQYFPNPTLNVPSATLCQYTNESITLTAPAGFVKYEWNGQPGTNTFTTNKLGSVILTVTDNNGCQASQTIAISSHCDDIHIPNAFSPNGDGHNDTWVIAGLEGDPTTTVRVYNRLGSMVFQSQGYATPWNGTYNGSKLPASVYYYVISTKGTKQVLSGSVTIFN; from the coding sequence ATGTCCCGTTTGCGCTATTTGCTACTGTTAATCCTTATTGCTACCGTTTACAAAGTTCATGCTCAGCAGGATATGGACTTGCATCTGAGTAATACTTTTCTTCCCGGTAAAAATATTTTGAAAATAAAAAGAGACTTTCATGACCCATATTTGTGGGTGCTTGCAAAAAACAATGAAGTTTACAGAATTAATAGCGTCACCAAACAAGTAGATGATTTTTCGGATAAGTTTACGGCATATGGCAATTTTCGATTTACCGACATCGCGGGCGTTAACAAGGAATTGGTATTTGTTGCCACCAATGCCGATGTTTTACTGGAATATAAAAACAGCGCGTTAAAAAAAATAGGCAATCCAGACGGGGTGCCGGGCGCAATCACGTCAATAGGCACAGATTATACAGGAACTTACGTTACCGATAATACGCGCGGTTTGGCAGGGCGCCCTACCGCCAATTCAATTATCATTGGCACTGATAAAGGTATGTGCCACTATGATTATGACAGTGATGTCATGTTAGCAGGGTCGTCTAAAGTGCCGGCCAAAGTATTCGATGCTACCTACCGCACGGAAATGTTCAGCGATCTGGAATATGGCCCGTGGTATCCCGGACAGGATTACCAATATGACGTAATTGAACTTACTCAATGGACGATATACGGTGGTTGGCTATATTATAAATATCAGGATTTCGCAAATAGCATTAATACCGCATGTTATACCTACGGCTGGATTGATGACATGAACACCGCAAATGCAGGCGTATATTTTATCCAGATTTGGGGGACCGAGGACGGCATATTTCAGAACAACCGGAACTACTCCTATACCTTAGATTGGCCGCACAAACAATACCTGAAAGGAATTAATATTAACAAGGTAACTTCTATTTTAGGCCTGGTTGGATTTGGCTATCTTAACCAAAAGGCAATAAGTAAAGAAAACGTATTGGCAGGCACTGATAATGGCCTGTATTTTACCAATTCGGGATATAAAAACAATATAGATGGCCTGATGGGAAATTACACCTTTTTCCACTATGACCCATTAGGCAATAAAAAGATTAATGACATTTGCGTTAACGCTACATCGTATACCACACCTGTTTGTGAAGACGGCGTTTGGGTGGCCGCTATTGACGGGCTTTATCTTTTAAAGCCCGATTTTGGCGCTTATGTTGATAAAAAACAGCAATTACAAGCTATCCAATTTGAAGGAAATGGACCAGAGGTTACCAAAATAGAACTTTGCGCCAATGTCAGTATTAACGCTTATTTCAGCTCCTATGTTTATAACGACAACATTCAACAGTGGTATAAGGATGGTAAAGAAATGGCTAACCAAAGCGGCACCTCGCTTTCAATTAAGGAGGCCGGCGAATATTATGTGGTGATGTATGATCCCTGCTCAGAGGTGCATTTTGAATCAAATCATTTAACAGTCACCCAGGTAGCCGCCCCTGTATTCAGCTTTAATTACCCCGATGTATTAAACTACTGCGCCGGTTCATCAGCGAGCTTAAAAACCGACGACAAACCCAACTACCAATATCGCTGGTATAAGGATGGCGTATTAAATGGCAATACAACAGCCACGCTTGATAATATCACCGAAACCGCCAAATACAAGGTAGAAGTAAGCGCCTGTGCAGGCAATTGGGTAGCTTCAAAAGAGGTTCAGGTAAACTTTATTACTATCCCAACGCCGGTTTTGGCTACCGATAAAGCAAGCTACTGCGATGGCGACCAGGCTACACTATCGGCCAAAGTACTTATTGATGCCTCGGCTATTTTGAATTGGACAAGTTACCAGTACGCCTGGTATAAAGATGGCAGCCCCATAACCGGCAGTGCTGCAGCAATAAACGTGAGCCAACCGGGCAAATACAAAGTGACGGTAAGCGGTTGTTCCGGCTCGGTTTCGTCCGCCGGGCTGCAGGTCGACTTCATTAAACTGCCAAAACCTGTTGTATCTGCCAGTAAACCGGCATATTGCATTGGCGATATGGCCCAACTAATCGCGAATGTTAATATAGACCCGTTTACGACTGTAAGCTGGCTCAGGGACGGAAATATATTACCAGACGAACAGGACAAAGCGAGCATAACAACCAATATAGGTGGCAACTATACGGTAACCGTTGTAAGTGCTGGTTCGTGCAGTATCGCGTCGTCTGTTTATAATTTAGGTTTTACCCCGCCGCCCACCGTCAGTATTCAACAAATTGTGAATACCACCTTATGCGATGGTCAAACGGTTGATCTTAAAGCAAGCTATACAAGCGGTACTGTTACCTGGAGTACCGGCGCTACATCCGACAAAATAAGCATCCAGCACTCGGGCACATTCAAAGCTACAGTTACAACAACGGCGGGTTGTACGGTTGATGAATCTGCTACGGTGCAGTATTTTCCCAATCCAACGTTAAACGTACCATCGGCTACGCTTTGTCAGTATACCAATGAAAGCATTACCCTTACAGCCCCCGCAGGTTTTGTCAAATACGAATGGAACGGACAACCCGGCACCAACACTTTTACAACCAATAAATTAGGATCGGTTATTTTAACGGTAACCGATAACAACGGGTGCCAGGCATCACAAACCATTGCCATAAGCAGCCATTGCGATGATATACATATACCAAATGCATTTAGCCCCAACGGCGATGGCCATAATGATACCTGGGTAATAGCCGGCCTGGAGGGCGACCCAACCACAACCGTGAGGGTTTATAACCGCCTGGGCAGTATGGTATTTCAATCACAAGGTTATGCCACGCCCTGGAATGGCACCTATAACGGCAGTAAATTACCCGCTTCGGTATACTATTACGTTATCAGCACAAAAGGCACAAAACAGGTGCTTAGTGGTTCAGTAACTATATTTAATTAG
- a CDS encoding cobalamin-independent methionine synthase II family protein: MKILTEPIGSIPRSPELVTAITTQANADELNKLYAAAIADTLKEFAETGSPVITDGEQTKSSFVTYPLEGLTNLASGGMTINFEDGHSRQLPLLTKGPFRYGNYASKYLAAAQKLTSLPVKQAIISASALSLIYPPDRIEGYPQAEFIADLLNECEKDIRLCLEQGAYKVQMDFTEGRLSLKLDPSGGVLKHFIGLNNQVFDRFTVEEQQKLGVHVCPGGDHDSTHSADIDYADFLPDLFELHVGSFYLQLASEPDRVKVLKVIKQYLKPNQKVFIGVIDVLNPVIETAEEVRDRVLEAAAFINTNQLGTTDDCGFSPFCDDVSTTRETAFAKIKARIEGTKLAEAELTA; this comes from the coding sequence ATGAAAATCCTAACTGAACCTATCGGGAGCATTCCGAGGTCGCCTGAGCTTGTAACGGCAATTACCACACAAGCCAATGCCGATGAGTTAAATAAACTTTATGCAGCTGCAATTGCCGACACTTTAAAGGAGTTTGCTGAAACCGGTTCGCCCGTTATTACCGATGGTGAGCAAACCAAATCAAGCTTTGTCACTTATCCGCTGGAGGGCTTAACCAACTTAGCATCCGGAGGCATGACCATCAATTTTGAGGATGGCCACTCGCGGCAGTTGCCTTTGCTTACCAAAGGGCCGTTCAGGTACGGTAATTATGCATCAAAATATCTTGCCGCAGCTCAAAAACTAACCAGTCTGCCCGTTAAGCAAGCCATCATATCGGCATCCGCGCTTAGTTTAATTTATCCGCCAGATCGAATTGAAGGCTATCCGCAAGCTGAATTTATTGCCGACCTGCTGAATGAATGCGAAAAAGACATCAGGCTTTGCCTGGAGCAGGGCGCATATAAAGTACAAATGGATTTTACAGAAGGACGGCTATCGTTAAAGCTCGATCCATCCGGCGGTGTATTGAAACACTTCATTGGCCTTAACAACCAGGTATTCGACCGTTTTACCGTTGAAGAACAGCAAAAACTGGGCGTACACGTTTGCCCCGGCGGCGACCACGATTCGACCCATAGCGCGGATATTGATTACGCCGATTTTTTACCCGATTTATTTGAACTGCATGTAGGCAGCTTTTATTTGCAACTGGCCAGCGAGCCCGACAGGGTAAAAGTTTTGAAGGTTATTAAACAATACCTAAAGCCCAATCAGAAAGTGTTTATTGGCGTGATAGATGTACTTAACCCCGTAATAGAAACTGCCGAAGAAGTGCGCGACAGGGTACTTGAAGCGGCAGCCTTTATCAATACCAACCAGTTGGGCACCACCGACGATTGCGGCTTCTCGCCATTTTGCGACGATGTATCCACAACCCGCGAAACCGCCTTCGCGAAAATAAAAGCCAGGATTGAGGGCACGAAACTGGCGGAAGCAGAATTGACGGCGTAA
- a CDS encoding GH116 family glycosyl hydrolase, with product MEDKRGRRSFLKKVGVGGAMAMMPAAVINMADAKALDESVENVNDNSGKPVKRAYNTVYTGDHLNRVAFPIGGMGAGMFCLEGTGAISHVSIRNKPDIFNEPGVFAAIHAKGVPRGARLLEGPVPDWKKFGLRDAGNGLTGSTTGLPRFHAAEFKTEFPFCHIKLIDLDIPLSVGITGWSPFIPTDDDNSSLPVGAIEYQFTNTGTSKVSAVFSFNARNFWGDAKGKDAVLPTKNGFTATATGNGETSFPLDFTVFTDDDHTVVDHCWFRGGWWDPFTMAWNAIKDGRVVDNPAVPANAPGASLYVPFDVAPGKQKTIKVMLAWYSPETRLTFGTPGKKKEGCDPASGCCNSPADIGLDKYDKDFDGKFYKPWYSNRFENIDSVSSYWRQNYNDLKAKSRLFTKAFYASTLPPEVIEAVACNLSILKSPTVMRQYDGRLWNFEGCGDDSGCCHGSCTHVWNYAQAIPHLFPALERSLRATEFCEDQAEDGHQTFRANLPINPVAHDFHSAADGQLGGIMKVYRDWRISGDNDWLKKIFPMVKVSMDYYIKTWDPRHKGVIEEPHHNTYDIEFWGADGMHTSFYLGALQSFIAMSGFLKRDVGIYRDLQAKGKAMIENALYNGEFFIQEINYTGLNAKDPSKEKSYGGEYSKEAEALLHTEGPKYQYGKGCLSDGVLGAWIGRMCGLEDVIDSKKINSHLQSVYKYNFKTDLSEHANPQRPSFALGNEAGLLLCTWPKGGKLSLPFVYSDEVWTGIEHQVASHLMLTGKVAQGLNVLRASRNRYDGKVRNPFNEYECGHWYARALSSYGYLQALTGVRFDAVTGVLHIDSKIGDFTSFLSTATGFGTVSLKAGKPSLNVVYGSINVKKVMVSGREVVMG from the coding sequence ATGGAAGATAAAAGAGGTCGCAGAAGCTTTTTAAAAAAAGTGGGTGTTGGCGGAGCTATGGCCATGATGCCGGCCGCCGTTATAAATATGGCAGATGCCAAAGCTTTGGACGAATCCGTTGAGAATGTTAATGACAACTCGGGCAAACCTGTAAAACGGGCGTATAATACTGTGTACACCGGCGATCATTTAAACCGGGTAGCATTCCCCATAGGAGGTATGGGCGCGGGTATGTTTTGTTTGGAAGGTACGGGTGCTATTTCGCATGTCTCGATACGCAATAAACCCGATATTTTTAACGAACCGGGTGTGTTTGCCGCCATCCATGCAAAGGGTGTGCCCCGGGGAGCGAGGCTTTTGGAAGGCCCCGTACCCGATTGGAAAAAGTTTGGCCTTCGCGATGCAGGCAATGGCCTCACGGGTTCAACTACGGGCTTGCCGCGTTTTCATGCCGCTGAGTTTAAAACCGAATTCCCGTTTTGCCACATTAAACTTATTGACCTGGATATCCCATTATCTGTTGGCATTACCGGGTGGAGCCCTTTTATCCCTACCGATGACGATAACTCGAGCCTGCCTGTCGGGGCCATTGAATATCAATTTACAAATACAGGCACATCTAAAGTTAGCGCGGTGTTTAGCTTTAACGCCCGCAATTTTTGGGGCGACGCAAAGGGAAAGGACGCGGTGCTACCCACAAAAAACGGGTTTACGGCTACAGCTACCGGCAACGGCGAAACAAGTTTTCCTTTAGATTTTACGGTATTTACCGATGATGACCATACGGTTGTTGATCATTGCTGGTTCAGGGGTGGCTGGTGGGATCCGTTTACTATGGCCTGGAACGCCATAAAAGATGGCCGGGTGGTTGATAATCCTGCTGTGCCTGCCAATGCCCCCGGCGCCAGCCTTTACGTGCCTTTTGATGTAGCGCCCGGCAAACAAAAAACAATAAAGGTGATGCTGGCCTGGTACTCGCCCGAAACCCGGCTAACATTTGGTACCCCGGGTAAAAAAAAAGAGGGCTGCGACCCGGCCTCGGGCTGCTGCAATTCGCCGGCAGATATTGGTTTGGATAAGTACGACAAGGATTTTGACGGTAAATTTTATAAGCCCTGGTACAGTAACCGTTTCGAAAATATAGATAGCGTAAGCAGCTACTGGCGACAAAATTATAACGACTTAAAAGCAAAGTCGCGGTTGTTTACAAAGGCGTTTTATGCCAGCACCTTACCGCCCGAAGTTATTGAAGCGGTAGCCTGTAACCTTTCTATTTTAAAATCGCCAACTGTAATGCGGCAGTACGATGGCCGCCTGTGGAATTTTGAAGGCTGCGGCGATGACTCGGGTTGTTGCCATGGTTCATGTACCCATGTTTGGAATTATGCCCAGGCAATTCCGCATCTGTTCCCCGCGCTGGAACGCAGCCTGCGGGCCACTGAGTTTTGCGAAGATCAGGCCGAAGACGGCCACCAAACCTTTAGGGCCAACCTGCCGATAAACCCGGTGGCGCATGATTTTCATTCGGCTGCCGACGGGCAACTTGGCGGCATCATGAAGGTTTACCGTGATTGGCGCATCAGCGGCGATAACGACTGGCTTAAAAAGATATTCCCCATGGTAAAAGTGAGTATGGATTACTACATCAAAACCTGGGACCCACGGCACAAAGGTGTGATAGAAGAACCTCATCATAATACCTACGATATTGAGTTTTGGGGAGCCGATGGCATGCATACCAGCTTTTACCTTGGAGCGCTCCAAAGCTTTATAGCAATGAGCGGGTTTTTAAAACGGGATGTTGGTATTTACCGCGATTTACAGGCCAAAGGCAAGGCGATGATAGAAAACGCGCTTTATAATGGCGAGTTTTTTATACAGGAAATTAACTATACCGGCCTTAACGCCAAAGATCCATCCAAAGAAAAATCATACGGCGGCGAATACTCAAAAGAGGCTGAAGCATTGCTGCATACCGAAGGCCCCAAATACCAATACGGCAAGGGCTGCCTGAGCGATGGCGTACTTGGCGCCTGGATAGGCCGCATGTGCGGATTGGAGGATGTTATCGACAGCAAAAAAATAAACAGCCACCTGCAATCGGTATACAAATACAATTTTAAAACCGACCTCAGCGAACATGCCAATCCCCAACGCCCGTCATTTGCGCTGGGTAACGAGGCCGGCCTGCTGCTTTGCACCTGGCCCAAAGGCGGCAAGCTATCGTTGCCGTTTGTATACAGCGACGAAGTTTGGACGGGTATTGAACACCAGGTGGCATCGCACTTAATGCTCACCGGCAAGGTGGCCCAAGGCCTAAACGTGCTGCGTGCCTCCCGTAACCGTTATGATGGGAAAGTGCGCAATCCCTTTAACGAGTACGAATGTGGCCACTGGTATGCACGCGCCCTATCAAGCTACGGCTACCTGCAGGCACTCACCGGTGTAAGGTTCGACGCGGTTACAGGTGTATTACATATCGATTCGAAAATTGGCGATTTTACAAGCTTCTTATCAACGGCAACAGGTTTCGGTACGGTATCGCTTAAGGCAGGTAAACCATCCTTAAATGTTGTTTACGGGAGCATTAATGTTAAAAAGGTAATGGTGAGCGGGAGGGAAGTGGTGATGGGGTAA
- a CDS encoding FAD-binding protein, with translation MRLKQKLPVSYLLFTFNGRISRGTYWLAAIFYWCTFYVLYNLFMLTTGPSSTFILYPLLFWIIVATSIKRLHDQNWSGYWLFALLVPVLGPVWLFFRLGFKKGNYNNNFYGTVPGSAPDYLKNDQGQPIPHLKTDERIIDDVTKLNPVLVSGIRRPTSVQEICDVVKNTMSAISIGGGRFSMGGQTASPHSLHLDMRGMNQVLDFSKEEKWIKVQAGIRWCDIQQYVDQHDLSIKIMQTYANFTVGGALSVNAHGRYMGLGPVVLSVRGIDVVLANGTLVHASKTENKEIFYGAIGGYNAIGIIVQAELDLADNLAIKRIDKKMSVEDYKDYFFKNVRENHKAVFHNGDIYPPKYKSLRAVTWVETTEKPTVKTRLMPLKESYPLERYFLWSFTETPLGKWRREYLIDPLLFRGKKIYWRNYEAGYDVAELEPRSRTDSTYVLLEYFVPVQRFDEFEKQMAEIFIRFNVNVLNVSIRHAKADPGTYMAWAREEVFAFVVYYKQRTDAASKNAVAVWTRELADAVIAVNGAYYLPYQVHPTAAQFHKAYPNARKLFALKDKLDPMYKFRNTLWDTYYKPLNQQNHG, from the coding sequence ATGCGTTTAAAACAAAAGCTGCCTGTTAGCTATCTGCTTTTCACTTTTAACGGACGGATTTCGAGAGGGACCTATTGGTTGGCGGCTATTTTTTATTGGTGTACGTTTTATGTGCTTTACAACCTGTTTATGTTGACCACAGGCCCGTCATCAACATTTATTTTATATCCTTTGCTTTTCTGGATCATCGTGGCCACCTCAATTAAAAGGCTTCATGATCAAAACTGGTCGGGCTACTGGTTATTTGCATTGCTGGTGCCGGTTTTAGGTCCCGTTTGGTTGTTTTTCAGGCTTGGGTTTAAAAAAGGTAATTACAATAATAATTTTTATGGTACGGTACCCGGTTCGGCACCTGATTATTTAAAGAATGACCAGGGGCAGCCAATCCCTCATTTAAAAACTGACGAGCGAATTATTGATGATGTTACCAAACTTAACCCGGTGCTGGTATCGGGAATAAGGAGGCCGACATCGGTACAGGAAATATGCGACGTGGTGAAAAACACAATGAGCGCCATTTCAATTGGTGGCGGGCGTTTCAGTATGGGCGGGCAAACTGCAAGCCCGCACAGTTTGCATTTAGATATGCGCGGCATGAACCAGGTGCTTGATTTTTCGAAAGAGGAAAAATGGATAAAAGTACAGGCAGGTATCCGCTGGTGCGATATTCAGCAATATGTTGATCAGCACGATCTGAGTATTAAAATTATGCAAACCTATGCCAACTTTACAGTTGGCGGGGCCTTGAGTGTAAATGCGCACGGCCGGTACATGGGCCTGGGGCCGGTAGTTTTATCCGTACGAGGCATTGATGTAGTTTTGGCCAACGGCACTTTGGTACACGCCAGTAAAACGGAAAATAAAGAAATTTTTTATGGCGCAATAGGCGGCTACAACGCCATCGGCATTATTGTGCAGGCCGAGCTTGACCTTGCAGATAACCTGGCGATAAAACGGATAGATAAAAAGATGAGCGTGGAAGATTATAAAGATTATTTCTTCAAAAATGTCCGCGAAAACCATAAAGCAGTGTTTCATAATGGCGATATATATCCACCCAAATACAAATCACTTCGCGCAGTAACCTGGGTAGAAACTACCGAAAAGCCAACCGTGAAAACCCGGTTAATGCCTTTAAAAGAATCGTACCCGCTGGAGCGCTACTTCTTGTGGTCGTTTACAGAAACGCCATTGGGCAAATGGCGGCGCGAATATTTAATTGACCCCTTGCTTTTCAGAGGGAAAAAGATTTATTGGCGTAACTATGAAGCAGGTTATGACGTAGCCGAGCTGGAACCCCGGTCTCGTACGGATAGCACCTATGTGTTGCTGGAATATTTTGTGCCTGTGCAGCGTTTTGACGAATTTGAAAAGCAAATGGCCGAAATTTTTATCCGGTTTAATGTCAATGTGCTCAATGTATCTATCCGTCATGCCAAAGCCGATCCCGGTACGTATATGGCCTGGGCGCGCGAGGAGGTATTTGCCTTTGTGGTGTATTACAAACAACGCACAGATGCCGCATCTAAAAATGCCGTCGCTGTTTGGACACGCGAGCTTGCCGATGCGGTTATAGCTGTAAATGGGGCCTATTACCTGCCATACCAGGTACACCCAACTGCTGCCCAGTTTCATAAAGCTTATCCAAACGCCCGTAAACTGTTTGCTTTGAAAGATAAGCTCGACCCGATGTATAAATTCAGAAACACTCTTTGGGATACTTATTATAAACCTTTAAATCAACAAAATCATGGATAG
- a CDS encoding YybH family protein translates to MIDNQFALQFAADWINCWNKQDLDTLMAHYTDDFSIQTPYALKIYPDCGGIISGKSNVRLYWETALSKLPNLHFELIEVLTGVNSISIYYHNTDSGKNVVENLFFNGNGMVDKVIVMYN, encoded by the coding sequence ATGATAGATAATCAATTTGCATTACAGTTTGCCGCTGATTGGATAAACTGCTGGAATAAACAGGATTTGGATACGCTTATGGCGCATTATACAGATGATTTTAGCATCCAAACACCATACGCCCTGAAAATATACCCCGATTGCGGCGGCATCATATCGGGTAAAAGCAACGTGAGGCTGTACTGGGAAACCGCCCTGAGCAAACTGCCCAACCTGCATTTTGAGCTTATAGAAGTGCTTACCGGCGTAAACAGCATCAGCATATACTACCACAATACCGATAGCGGCAAAAATGTCGTGGAAAATTTATTTTTTAATGGTAATGGGATGGTTGATAAGGTTATTGTGATGTATAATTGA
- a CDS encoding VOC family protein — protein sequence MKTKKFIRSSPHLPVKDLKQTLDYYRETLGFYDEWTEGNKDGGIRRDDMRLLFGEDAGFTAAINNTKHRLPLMWFVDNIDSVYAELQERNVEIADGLKTHPYGLREFAFIDINGYYIRVAEGI from the coding sequence ATGAAAACAAAAAAATTTATCCGTAGCAGCCCGCACCTGCCGGTAAAGGATTTAAAACAGACGCTTGATTATTACCGTGAAACCCTTGGCTTTTATGATGAGTGGACCGAGGGCAATAAAGACGGTGGGATAAGACGCGATGATATGCGCCTGCTGTTTGGTGAAGATGCCGGGTTTACCGCTGCAATTAACAATACCAAACACCGCCTGCCCCTGATGTGGTTTGTTGATAATATTGACAGCGTTTATGCCGAACTACAGGAACGAAACGTTGAAATAGCCGATGGCCTAAAAACACATCCATATGGATTAAGGGAATTTGCTTTTATTGATATCAACGGGTATTATATTAGGGTAGCCGAGGGTATTTAG